The Gemmata palustris genome includes a region encoding these proteins:
- a CDS encoding MGH1-like glycoside hydrolase domain-containing protein produces MNAEQARLRDAGAPSTPWRKWGPYLSERQWGTVREDYSEGGNAWDYFSHDQARSRAYRWGEDGLAGVSDDKQHLCFALALWNGKDAILKERLFGLTNAEGNHGEDVKEYYFYLDSTPTHSYMKYLYKYPQGAFPYDDLVQTSRARGRTELEYELIDTGAFDQDRYFDVFVEYAKASPEDLLVCVTVHNRGPEPADLHVLPTLWFRNEWAWHGATERPALQQVGGAPAHGTVRAAHPAIGERYLYAEGDAPLLFTENETNTQRIFGVANRSPFVKDGINNHVVHGQAGVVNPEKTGTKVVAHYHITVNPGASEVIRLRLSDVAPAAPAQLNGTKGAPFGAAFDLVLETRRKEADEFYAGVIPAAVGPDGSNVMRQALAGMLWSKQFYHYDVDKWLEERGSDPFSPTRKQGPRNDHWHHMYNGDVISMPDKWEYPWYAAWDLAFHVLALTLVDPEFAKQQLKLMLRERYMHPNGQIPAYEWNFGDVNPPVHAWATIFTYSLEKVKTGEGDKEWLKTSFQKLLLNFTWWVNRKDRTGRNVFEGGFLGLDNIGVFDRSSPLPTGGYLEQADGTAWMALFSQNMLEIAAELAMSDPDYADMAVKFTEHFMWIASSMTHLGGETGMWDEGDGFFYDVLRTPDGRAERLKVRSMVGLLPLCAVTVFDGKVIAKFPEIAERLRWFIESRPEVRAAIHDPMKPGVAGRRLGSILDETKLRRVLEKMLDENEFLSDFGIRSLSKFHEKHPFVMHAGGQEYRVGYLPAESDTGMFGGNSNWRGPIWMPVNALIIRALLQYYSYYGNDFTVECPTGSGRRMNLYQVAEEISRRLANLFLKGADGRRPVYGGADKFQTDPHWRDHVLFYEYFHGDNGAGLGASHQTGWTGIVARIMHVFATTSADQMAKLGKLAAGTEFPVEARTEERPASFTA; encoded by the coding sequence ATGAACGCCGAACAAGCCCGACTCCGAGACGCAGGCGCACCTTCGACGCCCTGGCGGAAGTGGGGACCGTACCTCAGCGAGCGACAGTGGGGCACGGTCCGCGAGGACTACAGCGAGGGCGGAAACGCCTGGGACTACTTCAGCCACGACCAGGCCCGCTCGCGCGCGTACCGCTGGGGCGAGGACGGTCTGGCCGGTGTCTCCGACGACAAGCAGCACCTCTGCTTCGCGCTCGCGCTCTGGAACGGGAAGGATGCCATCCTCAAGGAGCGGCTGTTCGGGCTGACCAACGCGGAGGGGAACCACGGCGAGGACGTCAAGGAGTACTACTTCTACCTCGACAGCACGCCCACGCACTCGTACATGAAGTACCTCTACAAGTACCCCCAGGGCGCGTTCCCCTACGACGACCTCGTTCAGACGAGCCGCGCGCGCGGCCGCACCGAGTTGGAGTACGAGCTGATCGACACCGGGGCGTTCGATCAGGACCGCTACTTCGACGTGTTCGTCGAGTACGCCAAAGCGTCCCCCGAAGACCTCCTCGTTTGCGTCACGGTCCACAACCGCGGCCCGGAACCGGCCGACCTGCACGTGCTGCCGACGCTGTGGTTCCGCAACGAATGGGCCTGGCACGGCGCCACCGAGCGCCCGGCGCTCCAACAGGTCGGCGGCGCCCCGGCCCACGGGACCGTGAGGGCGGCGCACCCGGCGATCGGGGAACGGTACCTCTATGCCGAGGGCGACGCCCCGCTGTTGTTCACCGAGAACGAAACCAACACCCAGCGGATCTTCGGCGTCGCGAACCGCTCCCCGTTCGTCAAGGACGGTATCAACAACCACGTCGTCCACGGCCAGGCCGGGGTGGTCAATCCCGAGAAGACGGGGACCAAGGTCGTGGCCCACTACCACATCACCGTGAACCCGGGCGCGTCCGAGGTGATCCGGCTGCGGCTCTCGGACGTGGCGCCGGCGGCGCCGGCCCAACTCAACGGCACGAAGGGCGCGCCGTTCGGCGCCGCGTTCGACCTGGTGCTGGAAACCCGGCGCAAGGAGGCCGACGAGTTCTACGCGGGCGTGATCCCGGCCGCGGTCGGCCCCGACGGGTCCAACGTGATGCGGCAGGCGCTGGCGGGGATGCTCTGGAGCAAGCAGTTCTACCACTACGACGTGGACAAGTGGCTCGAGGAGCGCGGCAGCGACCCGTTCAGCCCGACCCGCAAGCAGGGCCCGCGGAACGACCACTGGCACCACATGTACAACGGTGACGTGATCTCGATGCCGGACAAGTGGGAGTACCCGTGGTACGCGGCGTGGGACCTCGCGTTCCACGTGCTCGCGCTGACGCTGGTCGATCCGGAGTTCGCCAAGCAGCAACTCAAGCTGATGCTCCGCGAGCGGTACATGCACCCCAACGGCCAGATCCCGGCCTACGAGTGGAACTTCGGCGACGTCAACCCGCCCGTTCACGCCTGGGCCACCATCTTCACATACAGCCTGGAGAAGGTGAAGACCGGCGAGGGCGACAAGGAGTGGCTCAAGACCAGTTTCCAGAAGCTGCTCCTGAACTTCACGTGGTGGGTGAACCGGAAGGACCGGACCGGGCGGAACGTCTTCGAGGGCGGGTTCCTGGGGCTGGACAACATCGGCGTGTTCGACCGCAGCTCGCCGCTGCCGACCGGCGGGTACCTGGAACAGGCCGACGGCACCGCGTGGATGGCGCTGTTCAGTCAGAACATGCTGGAGATCGCGGCGGAACTGGCGATGAGCGACCCGGACTACGCGGACATGGCGGTGAAGTTCACCGAGCACTTCATGTGGATCGCCTCGTCCATGACGCACCTGGGCGGCGAGACGGGCATGTGGGACGAGGGGGACGGCTTCTTCTACGACGTGTTGCGCACGCCCGACGGCCGCGCCGAGCGGCTCAAGGTGCGGTCGATGGTCGGCCTGCTGCCCCTGTGCGCGGTCACGGTGTTCGACGGCAAGGTGATAGCGAAGTTTCCGGAAATCGCGGAGCGGCTCAGGTGGTTCATCGAGAGCCGCCCGGAGGTCCGGGCGGCGATCCACGACCCGATGAAGCCGGGGGTGGCCGGGCGCCGGCTCGGGTCGATCCTCGACGAGACCAAGCTCCGTCGGGTGCTCGAGAAGATGCTCGACGAGAACGAGTTCTTGAGCGATTTCGGCATCCGCTCGCTCTCGAAATTCCACGAGAAGCACCCGTTCGTGATGCACGCGGGCGGGCAGGAGTACCGGGTGGGCTACCTACCGGCCGAGTCCGACACCGGAATGTTCGGTGGCAACTCGAACTGGCGCGGGCCGATCTGGATGCCGGTGAACGCCCTCATTATTCGCGCGCTCCTCCAGTACTACAGCTACTACGGCAACGACTTCACCGTCGAGTGCCCGACCGGGTCCGGGCGCCGGATGAACCTCTACCAGGTGGCCGAGGAGATCTCCCGCCGGCTGGCGAACCTCTTCCTGAAGGGCGCGGACGGGCGCCGCCCGGTGTACGGCGGGGCGGACAAATTCCAGACCGACCCCCACTGGCGCGATCACGTCCTCTTTTACGAGTACTTCCACGGCGACAACGGGGCCGGTCTGGGTGCGAGCCACCAGACCGGGTGGACCGGGATCGTCGCGCGCATCATGCACGTGTTCGCGACCACGTCCGCCGACCAGATGGCGAAACTGGGCAAACTCGCCGCGGGCACCGAGTTCCCGGTCGAGGCCCGGACCGAGGAGCGGCCCGCATCTTTCACCGCGTGA